In a genomic window of Carettochelys insculpta isolate YL-2023 chromosome 19, ASM3395843v1, whole genome shotgun sequence:
- the MRM3 gene encoding rRNA methyltransferase 3, mitochondrial yields the protein MAALRLFTLGPVAPLLRAQPAGAGAGAGRRWARALRRSPVRVLPPCKEQKAAAPSGRRPAEPKGSRPGPVPVPQQSSAGPGLRYEKAAPGDRTLGKVVTIAKSKKFRDQHGKILLEGQRLIKDALEAGAVPQTLFFSTVGHLKELPEEKLNKATLIKVKFEDIKNWSDLIAPQGLIGIFSRPDHAKMTYPALQLRNSLPLALICDNLRDPGNLGTILRSAAGAGCSKVLLTKGCVDPWEPKVLRAGMGAHFRLPIIASLEWESISNYLPENTRVYVADNRNPRTQDEREDLSGKASSYGWISRPYNLKAQMSREDLDFDSESEEEEGQQRTDEACLRELDAQCYHENWTRAPAAVVIGGETHGLSTEALQLADSTGGKRLIIPVVPGVDSLNSAMAASILLFEGRRQLQSREKQESKRKIPALG from the exons ATGGCGGCGCTCAGGTTGTTCACGCTGGGCCCTGTCGCCCCGCTACTTCGGGCCCAGCCGGCAGGAGCCGGGGCGGGCGCGGGGCGGCGCTGGGCGCGGGCGCTGAGGCGGAGCCCGGTCCGCGTGCTGCCCCCCTGTAAAGAGCAGAAAGCGGCGGCCCCGAGCGGGCGGCGCCCGGCGGAACCGAAGGGATCCCGGCCGGGGCCGGTCCCGGTCCCGCAGCAAAGCTCAGCCGGGCCGGGGCTGCGCTACGAGAAGGCCGCGCcgggagacaggacactggg AAAAGTGGTGACCATTGCCAAGTCAAAGAAGTTTCGCGATCAGCATGGGAAGATTCTGCTGGAGGGTCAGAGACTTATCAAGGATGCCTTGGAGGCTGGAGCAGTGCCACAGACTCTTTTCTTCAGTACTGTGGGGCACCTGAAGGAGCTGCCTGAGGAAAAGCTGAATAAAGCCACTCTCATTAAGGTGAAGTTTGAAGACATTAAGAACTGGTCGGACCTCATAGCTCCTCAAGGGCTGATAG GGATCTTTTCCAGACCTGACCATGCCAAGATGACTTACCCAGCTCTCCAGTTGAGGAATTCGCTGCCCCTGGCCCTTATCTGTGACAATCTCCGTGATCCGGGAAACCTGGGGACGATACTCCgatctgcagctggagcaggctgcagcaAAGTGCTGCTAACCAAAG GCTGCGTGGATCCTTGGGAGCCCAAAGTGCTTCGTGCAGGCATGGGGGCTCACTTCCGCCTGCCCATCATTGCCAGTCTGGAATGGGAATCCATTTCTAACTATCTTCCTGAGAACACGCGGGTCTACGTGGCTGACAACCGCAACCCAAGAACACAGGACGAGAGGGAGGATCTGTCCGGAAAGGCCAGCAGCTATGGCTGGATTTCCAGACCTTACAACTTGAAGGCTCAGATGAGCAGAGAGGACTTAGATTTTGATTCTgagagtgaggaggaggagggccagCAGAGAACAGATGAGGCCTGTCTCCGAGAGCTTGATGCTCAGTGTTACCATGAGAACTGGACACGGGCTCCAGCGGCAGTGGTGATTGGTGGGGAGACCCATGGTCTGAGCACGGAAGCCCTTCAGCTAGCAGATAGCACAGGGGGCAAGAGACTGATTATTCCAGTGGTGCCAGGTGTGGACAGTTTGAACTCAGCCATGGCAGCAAGCATCCTATTGTTTGAGGGGAGGAGACAACTTCAGTCAAGGGAGAAGCAAGAAAGCAAAAGGAAGATCCCTGCCTTGGGCTAA
- the GLOD4 gene encoding glyoxalase domain-containing protein 4 isoform X1, which yields MGGRRALHFVFKAGNRAQSARFYRDLLGMKVLRHEEFEEGCKATCNGPYDGKWSKTMVGYGPEDDHFVSELTYNYGVGEYRLGNDFLGVTLTSSQAVTNARKMGWPLREIAMGIFETEAPGGYKFYLEDKEQPKQDPVLKVTLAVSNLQKSVSYWSDLLGMNIYERDEEKQRALLGYADNQCKLELQDIGGAVDHGTAFGRIAFSCPREELPNIEALMKKENQKILTPLVSLDTPGKATVQVVILADPDGHEICFVGDEAFRELSKLDPNGNKLLDDAMAADKSDEWFAKHKMQKASA from the exons ATGGGTGGCCGGCGCGCGCTGCACTTTGTGTTCAAAGCGGGGAACCGCGCCCAGAGCGCCCGCTTCTACCGCGACTTACTAGGCATGAag GTTCTAAGACATGAAGAATTTGAGGAAGGCTGCAAAGCTACTTGTAATGG CCCTTATGATGGAAAGTGGAGTAAAACAATGGTGGGTTATGGACCCGAAGATGATCACTTTGTTTCAGAGTTGACCTACAATTACGGAGTTGGAGAGTATCGGCTCGGCAATGACTTTCTG GGCGTGACTCTTACATCCAGCCAAGCAGTGACCAATGCTAGGAAGATGGGATGGCCACTCAGAGAAATAGCAATGGGTATATTTGAAACTGAAGCCCCAGGAGGGTATAAATTCTACTTGGAAGACAAAGAACAACCAAAGCAAG ATCCTGTGCTAAAAGTAACTCTGGCGGTCTCAAACCTGCAGAAGTCTGTTAGCTACTGGTCTGATCTGCTGGGCATGAACATTTATGAAAGAGATGAGGAAAAGCAGAGGGCTTTGCTAGGCTATGCAGATAACCAG TGTAAATTGGAGCTACAGGACATTGGGGGAGCAGTGGATCATGGCACAGCTTTTGGGCGGATTGCTTTCTCTTGCCCGAGGGAAGAG ttgccAAACATTGAAGCTCTGATGAAGAAGGAGAATCAGAAGATTTTAACGCCCCTTGTTAGCTTGGACACCCCTGGAAAAGCAACGGTGCAAGTGGTTATCTTGGCTGATCCC GATGGCCATGAAATCTGCTTTGTAGGAGATGAAGCATTTAGAGAGCTTTCCAAGCTGGATCCAAATGGCAACAAGCTGTTAGATGAT GCGATGGCAGCAGACAAAAGTGATGAGTGGTTCGCTAAGCACAAAATGCAGAAGGCTTCTGCTTAG
- the GLOD4 gene encoding glyoxalase domain-containing protein 4 isoform X2: MKNLRKAAKLLVMELTYNYGVGEYRLGNDFLGVTLTSSQAVTNARKMGWPLREIAMGIFETEAPGGYKFYLEDKEQPKQDPVLKVTLAVSNLQKSVSYWSDLLGMNIYERDEEKQRALLGYADNQCKLELQDIGGAVDHGTAFGRIAFSCPREELPNIEALMKKENQKILTPLVSLDTPGKATVQVVILADPDGHEICFVGDEAFRELSKLDPNGNKLLDDAMAADKSDEWFAKHKMQKASA, translated from the exons ATGAAGAATTTGAGGAAGGCTGCAAAGCTACTTGTAATGG AGTTGACCTACAATTACGGAGTTGGAGAGTATCGGCTCGGCAATGACTTTCTG GGCGTGACTCTTACATCCAGCCAAGCAGTGACCAATGCTAGGAAGATGGGATGGCCACTCAGAGAAATAGCAATGGGTATATTTGAAACTGAAGCCCCAGGAGGGTATAAATTCTACTTGGAAGACAAAGAACAACCAAAGCAAG ATCCTGTGCTAAAAGTAACTCTGGCGGTCTCAAACCTGCAGAAGTCTGTTAGCTACTGGTCTGATCTGCTGGGCATGAACATTTATGAAAGAGATGAGGAAAAGCAGAGGGCTTTGCTAGGCTATGCAGATAACCAG TGTAAATTGGAGCTACAGGACATTGGGGGAGCAGTGGATCATGGCACAGCTTTTGGGCGGATTGCTTTCTCTTGCCCGAGGGAAGAG ttgccAAACATTGAAGCTCTGATGAAGAAGGAGAATCAGAAGATTTTAACGCCCCTTGTTAGCTTGGACACCCCTGGAAAAGCAACGGTGCAAGTGGTTATCTTGGCTGATCCC GATGGCCATGAAATCTGCTTTGTAGGAGATGAAGCATTTAGAGAGCTTTCCAAGCTGGATCCAAATGGCAACAAGCTGTTAGATGAT GCGATGGCAGCAGACAAAAGTGATGAGTGGTTCGCTAAGCACAAAATGCAGAAGGCTTCTGCTTAG
- the LOC142023091 gene encoding diazepam-binding inhibitor-like 5, whose product MSQEEFKKTAALVREMKIPISEQDKREIYSFYKQATVGDINIPCPHANDVQGKAKWEAWKERKGMSKADAMKNYIAKTEELKKKYGA is encoded by the coding sequence ATGTCTCAGGAAGAATTTAAGAaaactgctgccctggtcagggAAATGAAGATTCCAATCTCAGAGCAAGATAAACGGGAGATTTACAGTTTCTACAAACAAGCTACTGTGGGGGACATcaacatcccctgccctcatgcaaACGATGTACAGGGCAAAGCCAAATGGGAGGCCTGGAAGGAACGCAAAGGGATGAGCAAGGCTGACGCCATGAAGAATTACATAGCAAAAACAGAGGAGCTGAAAAAAAAGTATGGTGCATAA